The DNA window GAGTGATCTCCATCGTCTTAGGGACAGTGGCAGGAGTCGCATTGGCGATGTTGCGTGGTTTTTGGGTAAATTTGCTGGCAGCGATACTGGGATTTTTTCGTGCTATTCCGGTTATCATGCTGATTTTCTGGACTTATTTCTTGTTGCCAGTGGTTTTGGGTATGGAAATACCTGAAATCACTACTGTAGTTTGTGCGCTGGCGTTGATCACTTCTGCTTATCTGGCTCATGGCGTCAAAGCGGGTATTCTGGCGATTGGTGAAGGCCAATGGCGTGCAGGGCTGTCTTTGGGTTTCAATCGTTGGGAAGTATTGTGGCATATCGTTCTGCCACAGGCATTGCGTATGATGGTGCCTTCGTTTATCAACCAATGGATTGCGTTAATCAAAGACACTTCATTAGCTTATATTGTCGGAGTAGCGGAACTGTCATTTTTGGCGACACAGGTTAATAACCGCAGTATGGTTTATCCGATGGAAGTCTTTTTATTTATTGCGTTAGTTTATTTTGTGATGTGTTTGTCACTGGAATTAGCCGCTAACTATGTCGCTCGCCATTTTTCGGTAAGACGTGAGAAAACAGCATTCTTGCGATTTTGGGGTATACCCGACAGGCTTCTAATTATATTTAGACGGCCAGTGAATGGCTCTTCAGAAACTTGTTAGCTCTATGTTTGTAACCACGGTATCTGGAACAAAGTGAAGGTAACAAAGAGACAACTTAAAAAAATTGCATAAATTTATCCCAACTAAATCATATTAGTTGGGATTTTTACTAGTGATATATTCCGGAAAGGAACGATTTTATTTCAGCGCTTAATATGGCTTGGTATTTTTCCCTGTCGAACCCGGCAGGATCCTGTGATGGAGGAAAATTAATACTCTTCATATGTGATGGAAATGGGCTTTGAAAAGAGTGGTGCCCTGCATTTGTGACAGTTTTATGCACAACATTAGTATGGTTTTCAATAACTGATGTACACAATATGTCAGATAAATGGTCTTTTTCCGCAGTTAACAATAATATTGGAACATTGACTCTATTTAAAGAATCTTTGTAATTAAACCATCCACATGCCGGAGCTAATAATATAAGTGAACTGATTCGGTTATCATACGGAACGGTAATTTCTTCAATCGATTGACTACTTGTTTTATCTGGAATGGCAACAGGTATACCACCACTGATAGCAAGGGCTGTATATCCTCCCATTGAATGCCCAATTAATGTTATTTTGTTTTTTAATAAATGGTTACTCACCAACTCATTATTAACGATATGATCAATAACTAACTTGATATGTCGGGGCCTGTTTTCTAAATTGGCTAATGTCGCAGCCAGAGAATCATCAAAATAACAATTCCCCGGATGTTCTAATGCTAATACGGCATACCCGGATTTAACAAGTGAGCACATAAGCTCCCGATAAGTGAGAGATGAGCCGCCACTACCATGGGATAAAACAATTAAAGGTATTTTGTTCCCGTAAATTGAGGCGTTCATCGCAACAGAGATATCATAAGGTCCGAATTTTTCTGATTTACCAATTTCCCGTGTTGGATAAAAAAAGTGAATCGGTATAAATTTACCTTGCTTATCATCATAAACTTTACCATTGATACATCCTATGTTTAACATGATATTTCCTATTTTTTCTGTTTAGGTGAGAGGTTATTTCTGTGATTATATATCAGGTACTTCCTGTATTATAATTCTAATGTATATATACCCGTCGTCTTTCAAGTTTCAGCTTTTTTGGTTACGCTCACTCACCCCAGTCACATAGTTATCTATGCTCCTGGGGATTAATGAGAGGCTCCTGCCTCTCACCGGAGGCCAGCCTTTGGCTGTGCAAATTCGTTCCCTTGTCGTCGCGCTGCATCTTGAAATCCATTCGGTATATGAAGGAAATAGAAGTGTGAAAATATCTTGAAATAAGAGGTAAAAAAGAGCAAGAAAGCAGAGGTCAAAATCAGGGCTAACACATCAGAGTTTTAGATTTTATATATGGTGGATTTGCCTGTTGAATTAATGCCCCATCGTTGTGGTAGGGAATATATTTATCTTACTTAAAAAAAACACAAGTGGTATTACTTGACAATTAATGCTTTTTATAAAGAAATAAAATTATTTTATATGTAAAATGAGTGTTTATTGTATAATTTATATGGGTGTTTTCTTATTTGAATTTCTGGTATAACAGGGTAGGTAAATAATGATAATAGGTTAATATAATATGGCAAATTCGATCTATGTCACAATTAAAGGGAAACTTCAGGGATTGATTTCTCAAGGATGTTCTACATTGGATTCCATTGGTAATAAATTTCAGCTGGGACATGAGAATCAGATTTTTGTACTACAATTTAATCATGGTATTTCTCGAATGCAGAATGTTGCTCACCAACCGGTTAAGTTTGTCAAGCCCTTAGATAAATCATCACCGTTACTATTGATGGCAATTTCAAACAATGAAGAACTGGATCTGATGTTTGACTTTTACCGAACTTCGCAAGCTGGTGGGCAAGAGCGTTATTACTCTGTTAATTTAAGAAATGCTAAGTTATTAAATGTTAATGTTCAATATCCACACTCTGTTAATCATAATGATCGGCAGCCAGAAGAGATTGTTGCAGTTCAATATAAGGATATTGTTTGTCAACATCATATCGCTGGTACATCAGGATATTGTGTTTGGGAAGAAACAGTTTATTAAGTTATATAAACTAATTATATAACTTATTAACAGAGTGACTTTTATATAATTAATTTACTTTCAGTGACGATAAATATTATTTAATATCAGTTTAATAAAGTAAATTATGTTGTTTGAAATACCTGAAAAATAATATATATATTTAGATACTGGCGTAATCACTAAGTGATAATAGGTGGTGATTAAAATGCGATTTGATAGTCTTACATCACAACTAAGAGATGAGTTTGATGAAAGTAAGTTACCTGATTTTCGGTATGCTTATCAGTTGAGAATGACACATCCTGGTGCTGCTAATATTGATTTTCAGGCTATTGCTGATGCGTTGGATTGCCACCGTGATTTTTATGGTGCTGGAATTATTTATTCGGATGGGTTATCTAAGCGTTATTTGGTTAGACCATCAAAAAGACGCGGAAACCAAACTACATCAGAGTTAACACATATTATTATCTTTAATCTAGAGGCGGCGGCAGTTACTCCAGAAGCAGAGCTGAAAAAAACGGTTTCAGAGCCTAGTTTGGTATGGGAGATTGGGTCAACAGCGCTTTCGTGTGGGGCTGCATTGGCATTTATAGTAGTTGAATTTTTTTCAGCCGCAGCAGTTCCAGCTACAATGGGGACAAGTTCAGCAGTTACTGTTTTGGCTTATAGTGGTGCTGCTGCAAGTTCTCTTCAATGTGGAAATGGCATATATAGGGTTTATCAACTTACTAATAATGGTGAGGAAGGGATAGAGCATGTTGCTTGGTTAGATTCACAGGATTGGTATGTTGCAACGACTACAATGCTGGATATAACCTCTCTCGTTTCTGGTTCAGCAGCTTTAAAGGAAGCATACCATACTTATAGAATAATGAAGTCTACATCTTCCCGTAGTGTATCAGAATGGCTGAAAAAAATGCCAAGACATGAAAGAAAACGGTTAACAGAAGAGATTATACGACATAACAATCCCGGAATTTCTAATCAAGCTATAAAAGACGCAATAAGAAGAGGAAGATATCCTAAACGTTATCCAACAGAAGAAATTCACAGGACTCTGCGAAACTATTTGATAAATTCTCTTTCTGCGGGTGGTGGTTTTTTGGGAAGTGGAATGACTGGCAGCATCAATAATCCTGAAAATATAATTAAATCAGTCGATTATGCTATTGGTGCAATTTATTCTATTGTGGATGAAAAACCAGCAGGTTATATTCAAAATGGTTATTAATGGAAAAGTGTTTTTACTGAAATTTGTATGGGATTATGAATATTCAACTTATTATAAGATGACTACAGAAATAAGGAGTAAAAAGAGAGATAAAATAACATGAACATAAAAAATATATTAACAAACAGGCAATTCAGAAGCATTATACATTTGTATAAAAATACAGATGATAGAATTGCGAATAGCGATTCTTCTCTGTCGGGTGAACTAAATACTGTTAGGATTAAAGATAAAATAACTATCAATCGCTCTTCAGAAGAAAGTGTATTGATGGCTTTGTTTCCTATACTGATTTCTATTTCTTATGTAATATTACTTTTTGTATTTTATAATTTTTATTCTTCTTCTGATGTTGCGCGTTTTCAACGTTCTGCCAGTATATTTATCATTTCTATAATCTTGTTATCGACACTTTGTGCTTACAGAGGAAACCTCTTTGCTTTAAAAACACTGAATGGGCTGAATACATTAAGTATTATTTTGGCAATGATTCTTATTCTGTTTGATTACTTTGTCCATTATATGCATCACGAATGGTATTTGTTGAATATCGTCTTTTTTAATTTTTTCTCTAATAGGATAATCATTAATAGTGAAGCGTTTTCTCAAGCTATGAAAGAAGTTCTATGGTTTAAAATAAAGAACCATATCTTGAGAAGAAAGATAGCTGGAATCGCAGAAGAAGGTACTATTGAACTTCATGATAGATCGAAGAAACTAAATTTTTTCATGATTTTTTGGCAATATTGTGTATTAAATACCAATCTCAATAATACACTTAAAGCAAGTTTTGCACTTAACCAAAGAGTAGAAAAAAATGATACTAGTCTACTGGCAGAAAAGAGATTAAATAAATATCGGGATTTATTGGACTTTGGTATTCCAAAAAAAGCATTACTGATAACATTATTTTCTACTATTTTACTAATTAAATCTTATGTAATGACTACATTTATATTGTTATCTCATTTGGATAACAAAAATGATCTGCCAATTTTATTTTTTATTGTCGCTTTGGCTTTAGTATTTGCTTTCTTATCCATTTCATTAACTCATAGGGGAATAACTTTTGGATTCAGGATGTTAACTGTAGCACGTTATCTTTTTCTTGCCCTCTTTATCTCTCTGGTGAGTTTAAAATTCGTTGCGGATATATTGGATTATAGCAATGTCTCTTTGTGTATTATTGCCGTGGATTTTTTACTGGCATTCTTTATGCTAAATACTCAATATTATAGTCAATACCTTAAGGAGCTACATTGCTTTCAGGCATGGCATAAAATGATCAGAAAAAATAGTAAACAGAGGAAAGTCATTTAATATTGAAATGCTTTCTGATGCCAAACTATTCGACCGAAAGAATCGAATAATTTGGCTGATTTTAATAATGGTTAATCGTGCTGCCTTCTTGCAAACAGAGCGATCACCACAGCGCTTAGTAGTAACAATGTTCCCGCCACGGTTAAAACTGATAGGAATGAGCTATCAAAAGCCTGTTTTGCTGCACGGATCAGTGATAAGGCGGTATCACCTTTTAAACTTTCTGCAACGATAAGTGCTTCATCAATACTATTTTGTATCGAGCTAATTTGTACAGACTCTGGTATGACAACCTCGGTCGGTAGGGTGAATGAGGCCGTATAGATCGCTACCATCAGGCTACCAAGAACAGCTATCCCAATCAGACCACCAAATTCATAGGCAATTTCCTCAATTGAAGCGGCTGTACCTGCACTGTGCTCAGGAGCATTGAACATGATGGATGTAGAAGCTGCTGTCATAGCGGCACCGATGCCAAACCCAATCATGGCAAACGCAGTTATTTGCACTAATACGCCGGATTGGAAACCGATAAGATAGCCAAAAATACCAAGTCCGGCAAAGACGAGTGAGAGCCACATAATTCTTCCGGCACCAAATCTGGGGACGGCAATACCAGCCAAAGGCCCGGCAGCAAAAGAAGCTAAGGGAATAGGCAGGATAAACAATCCCGCCTGTAAAGGTGATAAACCTACCACCAGTTGAAGCCGTTGACTGATTACAAGCTCCACTCCCACGAGGGCTGCTGTGGTAACAAAAGCCGTTGCGACTCCGGTGGCGAAACCGTAAGAACGTAACAGATTAAAGTCGATAATTGGTGCGGATGAACGGCGTTGCCGGCGAACGAACATAACTATGAAAACAATCCCGATGGCGCTGGCTATCATAGCAGTTTCCAGTGATGGTGCTTGTTTACTAATTTCCTTGATAGCCAAGGTAATGCCAATCAGCCCAATCATGATTTGGGTAGAAGCAAGCAGGTCAAATGAGCGATTCGGATTACTTTGACTTTTGTTAATGGTGATCAGAGCAAAGATAAACGTAATGATGACGATAGGGACGTTGATCAGGAAGACAGAACCCCACCAGTAATATTCGAGCAGTATCCCACCGATAACGGGGCCAAGCGCTGCTCCTCCCGAAGCAACAGCTGACCAGATGCCGATGGCAAGAGCACGTTCATTCGGATCTTCAAAAGCCTGACGGACTATTGCCAGCGTTGCGGGCATCATCATTGCTGCGCCAATGGCAAGTACCACTCGTGCACTGATCAATGTGCCAGGATTGGGAGCAAACGCGGCGATAAGTGATGCTATGCAGAATACAACCAGCCCGGAAGTAAACAGTTTTTTGGCACCAAAACGGTCACTTAACGCTCCTGTACCGGGAAGCAGGCCAGCAATGGTCAATGGATAGGCGTTCATGATCCACAATTTTTCGGTGGAAGAAGCACGCAGGTCATGTGTCAGGCGAGGCAAGGCTGTATAGAGAACAGTCATGTCGATAACGATTAGAAAAAGCGCGCTGGAAATGATAGCCAGCACGAGCCAGCGAATATTCGATTTCATGCGAGAACTCATCAATATGGTTGAGGGATTCTGTGCCGTCCAAGTCTTGACGGTACAAAGTCCTGACATTATAAATACATACGTATTGAATTAAAAGAGGGCTCCGATGGGACGACGTAAAACAATTGATCGGGAAATTTTGCT is part of the Xenorhabdus cabanillasii genome and encodes:
- a CDS encoding alpha/beta hydrolase family protein — protein: MLNIGCINGKVYDDKQGKFIPIHFFYPTREIGKSEKFGPYDISVAMNASIYGNKIPLIVLSHGSGGSSLTYRELMCSLVKSGYAVLALEHPGNCYFDDSLAATLANLENRPRHIKLVIDHIVNNELVSNHLLKNKITLIGHSMGGYTALAISGGIPVAIPDKTSSQSIEEITVPYDNRISSLILLAPACGWFNYKDSLNRVNVPILLLTAEKDHLSDILCTSVIENHTNVVHKTVTNAGHHSFQSPFPSHMKSINFPPSQDPAGFDREKYQAILSAEIKSFLSGIYH
- a CDS encoding amino acid ABC transporter permease, with the protein product MDFTVIAENWRYLLLGTFPDGPLEGAALTLMISIMAGVISIVLGTVAGVALAMLRGFWVNLLAAILGFFRAIPVIMLIFWTYFLLPVVLGMEIPEITTVVCALALITSAYLAHGVKAGILAIGEGQWRAGLSLGFNRWEVLWHIVLPQALRMMVPSFINQWIALIKDTSLAYIVGVAELSFLATQVNNRSMVYPMEVFLFIALVYFVMCLSLELAANYVARHFSVRREKTAFLRFWGIPDRLLIIFRRPVNGSSETC
- a CDS encoding MFS transporter; translation: MKSNIRWLVLAIISSALFLIVIDMTVLYTALPRLTHDLRASSTEKLWIMNAYPLTIAGLLPGTGALSDRFGAKKLFTSGLVVFCIASLIAAFAPNPGTLISARVVLAIGAAMMMPATLAIVRQAFEDPNERALAIGIWSAVASGGAALGPVIGGILLEYYWWGSVFLINVPIVIITFIFALITINKSQSNPNRSFDLLASTQIMIGLIGITLAIKEISKQAPSLETAMIASAIGIVFIVMFVRRQRRSSAPIIDFNLLRSYGFATGVATAFVTTAALVGVELVISQRLQLVVGLSPLQAGLFILPIPLASFAAGPLAGIAVPRFGAGRIMWLSLVFAGLGIFGYLIGFQSGVLVQITAFAMIGFGIGAAMTAASTSIMFNAPEHSAGTAASIEEIAYEFGGLIGIAVLGSLMVAIYTASFTLPTEVVIPESVQISSIQNSIDEALIVAESLKGDTALSLIRAAKQAFDSSFLSVLTVAGTLLLLSAVVIALFARRQHD
- a CDS encoding Hcp family type VI secretion system effector encodes the protein MANSIYVTIKGKLQGLISQGCSTLDSIGNKFQLGHENQIFVLQFNHGISRMQNVAHQPVKFVKPLDKSSPLLLMAISNNEELDLMFDFYRTSQAGGQERYYSVNLRNAKLLNVNVQYPHSVNHNDRQPEEIVAVQYKDIVCQHHIAGTSGYCVWEETVY